From the genome of Pseudarthrobacter sp. NIBRBAC000502772:
TGGACCGGCGCACTCTGGACGGGCGCGCTCTGGGGAGTCACCGCCGTCGCGCCCCCTCCGCCGCTCAGGCCAAGCTCCGCGGCGCAGGACGGCCACGCTCCCCAGCCCTGCGATGCCTGGATCTGTTCGGCCACGGCGATCTGCTGCTCGCGGCTGGCGTCGGCCGCGGAACCGGTGCCGCCGTAGGCTGCCCACGTGCTGGCGCTGAACTGCAGGCCGCCCGAGTAGCCGTTGCCGGTATTTGTGGCCCAGTTTCCGCCGCTCTCACACTGCGCCAGCGAGTCCCAGGTTGCGCCGTCGGTGGCCGCGTTTGCTGCGGTGACGGAGAGTGCAAGGCCGGCCGCGGAAATGGCGGCGACGGCTACTCCACGGCGTGCGGCAGTACGAATGGTGGTGTTGTTCATGGTGTGATGCTCCTGAAGGCCACCAGCGCTCGGTCCGTCCCCGGAGGTTATTGCGCCACTGCCCGCCCCTGACGATATAGAGGTCAATTTTCGGTGTCTGCCGGCCGGGCAGTTCTGGTGGAGGCAGCACCGGGCATTCATGTCGCCCGCTTGGCGGGCTTACGTTTCACGCTAGGACATCGCCGGCCCGTTATCAAACCGAGATGATTCCTGGTGGTCAGCTGGTGACGAGCAGGGGCAGCGCAGCCGCCAGGTACGGCGCGGTGCGGCTGTGCCGGGAACGGGCGACGCTGGCGGCGGTTCCGGCGGCGACGATCCGGCCGCCTGCGTCCCCACCAGAGGGGCCCAGATCAATGACCCAGTCCGCCGCCGCCACAACGGCCATTTCGTGTTCCACCACCACGACGGTGTTGCCGCTGTCCACCAGGCCGTGGAGTTGGGCCATCAGGAGTTCGACGTCGGCGGGGTGGAGCCCGGTGGTGGGCTCGTCCAGGAGGTAGAGGGTATGTCCCCGCTGGGCACGCTGCAGTTCGGTGGCCAGCTTGATGCGCTGGGCCTCGCCGCCGGAAAGCTCCGTGGCTGGCTGGCCCAGCCGGAGGTAGCCCAGGCCCACGTCCCCGAGGCTCTTCAGGCTGCGGGCCGCGGCCGGGATGTCGGCCAGGAACGTAGTGGCCGCATCCACCGTCATGCGCAACACTTCCGCCACATTCCTGCCCCGGTACGACACCTCCAAGGTCTCGGGGTTGTAGCGGGACCCGTCGCACTCAGGGCACGGCCCGTAGCTGCCCGGGAGGAAAAGCAGTTCAACCGCCACAAAGCCTTCGCCCTGGCAGGTTTCGCAACGGCCCCCTGCCACGTTGAAGGAGAACCGCCCGGCACCGAACGCGCGTGCCCTGGCCTGCTCCGTGGCCGCGAATTCCTTGCGCACCGCGTCGAACAGGCCAGTGTAGGTAGCGAGGTTGGAGCGGGGGGTTCGCCCGATGGGTTTCTGGTCCACCGTGACCAGCCTGTCGATCCGTTCCGCGCCGCTGACCGGTCCCACAGACAACGCCGTGGCCGGGGCCGCATCATCAGGTTCGGATAGCTGCGGAGCCTGGTGGTTCTTCAGCCCGGATCCCACAACTTCGCCGAGGACATGCGTCACCAGGGTGGACTTGCCGGAGCCGGAAACCCCCGTGACTGCGGTGAGGACGCCCAGCGGGAACCGCGCATCCAGGTCCTTGAGGTTGTGCCGGCTGATCCCCGCGAGCTCCAGCCAGCCGTCGGGCTCCCGGACCTGACCGGCGCGAGGCGCGGTGCCTGCACGAGGTGCCTCGCCGCCGTCGGAAGTCCTGCCGTCGGAAGTCCTGCCGTCGGACGTCCCGCCGTCGTCGAACAGGAAGGGCCGGGTGACCGACGCCTCGATGGCCGCGAGCCCGGCAACCGGCCCGCTGTAGAGGACCTCGCCGCCGCCTTCTCCGGCGCGCGGACCCACGTCCACCAGCCAGTCGGCCCGGCGGACCACGTCCATGTTGTGTTCCACCACAAACACCGAGTTGCCGGAGGCCTTGAGCTGGTCCAGGACCGCCAGGAGCGGTTCGGCGTCGGCCGGATGGAGGCCGGCGGACGGTTCGTCGAGCACATAGATCACGCCGAACAGTCCCGACCTGAGCTGGGTGGCGATCCGGAGCCGCTGCATCTCGCCGGGGGAGAGGGTGGGGGTGACGCGGCCCAGCGCCAGGTATCCGAGGCCCAGATCCAGGAGCACGGTGATGCGCTGCAGGAGGTCGGCGGTGATGGCCACTGCCACCTCGTTTTCCTCGCCGGAGGACCGCCGGCGCGACGCGGTTCCGGCTTCCTTGAGCCCGGCGGTGGGCCGGATGATTTCGGCGAGCTCCGCCATCGGTGTGGCGTTGAGGTCGGCGATGTTGCGGCCGCCGAAGGAGACCGCGAGTGCTTCGGGCCGGAGTCCGGTGCCGCCGCAGCGCGGACACGGGCCGGACTCCATAAACGCCAGGACGCGCTCGCGCATGGCGGCGCTCTGGGAGTCCGCCAGGGTGTGCAGGACGTAGCTTTTGGCGCTCCAGAAACGCCCCTTGTACGGCTTGGCCACGCGGTCCCGCTCGGGCGTGACTTCCACAACGGGCTGTTCGTCCGTGAACAGGATCCAGTCCCGCTGCTTCCTGGGCAGCTTCCGCCAGGGCACGTCCACGTCGTAGCCGAGGTGGCTGAGGATGTCGCGGAGGTTCTTGCCCTGCCAGGCACCGGGCCACGCCGCGATGGCACCTTCCCGGATGGTCAACGCCGCGTCCGGCACAAGGGATTCCTCGCTGACGGTGTGCGCGACGCCCAGCCCGTGGCATTCAGGGCAGGCACCGGCCGCCGTATTCGGCGAAAACGCGTCGGAGTCCAGCTGCTCGGCGCCCGGCGGGTAAGTGCCGGCCCTCGAAAACAGCATGCGGAGCGAATTGGAGAGCGTGGTCACCGTGCCCACGGTGGAGCGGCTGCTGGGCGCACCGCGGCGCTGTTGAAGCGCGACGGCGGGTGGCAGCCCGGAGATCATCTCCACCTTGGGATTGTGGCCCTGCTGGATGAGGCGGCGCGCGTACGGGGCCACGGACTCGAAGTACCGGCGCTGGGCTTCGGCGTAGATAGTGCCGAAAGCGAGGGAGGACTTCCCCGAGCCGGACACCCCTGTAAAAGCCACAATGGCGTCGCGGGGCACATCCACGTCCACGTTCCGCAAGTTGTTCTCCCGCGCGCCCCGGACCCGGACGAAGCCGTCCACCAGATGGCCGGGAGTGGGATGGGAAAGATCGTCAGCCTGTTTAGGGTTCCGCATCGATCCGACTCTAGCCGCGAACCGGCCGGCGGGCGATATCCTGACCCGATGGACAACAACCGGGACACCGCCGCCGATCCGCTGCCACAGACGGGACTGCCAGCCACGGAAGTGCCCGTGACGGGACTTCCAGGGACGGGACTGCCAGCCACGGAAGTGCCAGGGACGGAACTTCCAGACACGGAACTCCCCGGGACAGAACCTTCGGAGACGGACCTGCCCGAAACCGAAGCGGCTGTCAGGAACCTCCCCGTCGCGGAACTGCACCTGCACATTGAGGGCACACTGCAGCCGGAACTGATCCTCGAACTGGCCGAACGCAACGGCATCACCCTCCCGTACTCCGGCCTGGAGGAGCTCCGGGGACTGTACGAGTTCACGGACCTGCAGTCCTTCCTGGACCTGTACTACGCCAACATGGCGGTGCTGCAGACCCAGCGGGACTTCGCCGATATGACCCGCGCCTACCTCGCCCGCGCCGCCGCAGTGGGGGTCCGGCACGCGGAGATCATGATGGACCCGCAGGCCCACCTGTCCCGCGGCGTCAGCCTGGAAACCTGCGTCAACGGCGTGGCCTCCGCCCTGGCCACCTCCCAGGAGGACTTCGGCATGTCCACCCTGCTGATTGCCGCATTCCTGCGGGACCAGTCCGAGGAATCGGCGCTGGAGGTTCTGGACGGCCTGCTGGCCATGAATGCCCCCATCGCGGCCATCGGCCTGGATTCGGCCGAGGTGGGCAACCCGCCGGCCAAGTTTGAGCGGCTGTTCGCCAAAGCCCGCGAAGCGGGCCTGCGGCTGACCGCGCACGCAGGCGAGGAGGGACCGCCGTCGTACATTATCGACGCGCTGGACATCCTGGGAGTGGAACGGATTGACCACGGCATCCGCTGCATGGAGGACCCGGACCTGGTGGAGCGGCTGGTGGCGGACCGGATTCCGCTGACGGTCTGCCCGCTCTCGAACGTCCGGCTGCGTGCCGTGGACACCCTGGCAGGCCATCCCTTGCCGGCCATGCTCGCCGCCGGGCTCAACGTCTCCGTGAACTCGGATGATCCGGCCTACTTCGGTGGGTACGTGGACGACAACTTTTCCCAGCTGAAGGCCGTTTTTGACCTTTCAGACTTCGACAGGTCACGGCTCGCGGCCAATTCCATCCATTCGTCGTTCGCCTCCGAGGAGCGAAAAGCAGAGCTTCTGGACGAACTGAACCGCGGGTAGCTACGCGCGTTCGCACTCGCTACACTTATGCCCGAGCGCGTCCGGGAAGAGTCCGGCGATACCCGGAATTTGCGCTCCAGGGTTGAGTAAACAGCCCC
Proteins encoded in this window:
- a CDS encoding excinuclease ABC subunit UvrA, whose product is MRNPKQADDLSHPTPGHLVDGFVRVRGARENNLRNVDVDVPRDAIVAFTGVSGSGKSSLAFGTIYAEAQRRYFESVAPYARRLIQQGHNPKVEMISGLPPAVALQQRRGAPSSRSTVGTVTTLSNSLRMLFSRAGTYPPGAEQLDSDAFSPNTAAGACPECHGLGVAHTVSEESLVPDAALTIREGAIAAWPGAWQGKNLRDILSHLGYDVDVPWRKLPRKQRDWILFTDEQPVVEVTPERDRVAKPYKGRFWSAKSYVLHTLADSQSAAMRERVLAFMESGPCPRCGGTGLRPEALAVSFGGRNIADLNATPMAELAEIIRPTAGLKEAGTASRRRSSGEENEVAVAITADLLQRITVLLDLGLGYLALGRVTPTLSPGEMQRLRIATQLRSGLFGVIYVLDEPSAGLHPADAEPLLAVLDQLKASGNSVFVVEHNMDVVRRADWLVDVGPRAGEGGGEVLYSGPVAGLAAIEASVTRPFLFDDGGTSDGRTSDGRTSDGGEAPRAGTAPRAGQVREPDGWLELAGISRHNLKDLDARFPLGVLTAVTGVSGSGKSTLVTHVLGEVVGSGLKNHQAPQLSEPDDAAPATALSVGPVSGAERIDRLVTVDQKPIGRTPRSNLATYTGLFDAVRKEFAATEQARARAFGAGRFSFNVAGGRCETCQGEGFVAVELLFLPGSYGPCPECDGSRYNPETLEVSYRGRNVAEVLRMTVDAATTFLADIPAAARSLKSLGDVGLGYLRLGQPATELSGGEAQRIKLATELQRAQRGHTLYLLDEPTTGLHPADVELLMAQLHGLVDSGNTVVVVEHEMAVVAAADWVIDLGPSGGDAGGRIVAAGTAASVARSRHSRTAPYLAAALPLLVTS
- a CDS encoding transglycosylase family protein; this encodes MNNTTIRTAARRGVAVAAISAAGLALSVTAANAATDGATWDSLAQCESGGNWATNTGNGYSGGLQFSASTWAAYGGTGSAADASREQQIAVAEQIQASQGWGAWPSCAAELGLSGGGGATAVTPQSAPVQSAPVQAPVESVPVQAPVEQAPAVPAATDAVTAPQHAAPVELSGETYTLEPGDTLSTVADKLGVEGGWQSLADANLDTIANPDLVFSGQVLQLPA
- a CDS encoding adenosine deaminase, encoding MDNNRDTAADPLPQTGLPATEVPVTGLPGTGLPATEVPGTELPDTELPGTEPSETDLPETEAAVRNLPVAELHLHIEGTLQPELILELAERNGITLPYSGLEELRGLYEFTDLQSFLDLYYANMAVLQTQRDFADMTRAYLARAAAVGVRHAEIMMDPQAHLSRGVSLETCVNGVASALATSQEDFGMSTLLIAAFLRDQSEESALEVLDGLLAMNAPIAAIGLDSAEVGNPPAKFERLFAKAREAGLRLTAHAGEEGPPSYIIDALDILGVERIDHGIRCMEDPDLVERLVADRIPLTVCPLSNVRLRAVDTLAGHPLPAMLAAGLNVSVNSDDPAYFGGYVDDNFSQLKAVFDLSDFDRSRLAANSIHSSFASEERKAELLDELNRG